One genomic segment of Agromyces intestinalis includes these proteins:
- a CDS encoding 4-hydroxy-3-methylbut-2-enyl diphosphate reductase → MPRIPSVRGRLKDNPTPRPKRVLLAAPRGYCAGVDRAVIAVEKALEHYGSPVYVRKEIVHNKHVVAELEQQGAVFVDEVDAVPEGAHVVFSAHGVSPAVVHAAADRGLHAIDATCPLVTKVHREAVRFARDDFEILLIGHEGHEEVEGTAGEAPDHVTLVNSPDDVPNIEVRDPEKVVWLSQTTLSVDETMETVRRLRERFPALQDPPSDDICYATQNRQVAIKKVAQEAELVIVVGSANSSNSVRLVEVALENGAKAAYRVDYSTEIRQEWLDGVSTVGVTSGASVPEGLVQEVLIELADAGYGDVSEVKTAEEDLMFSLPKELRRDLAGNRDARALGGRSRTATTA, encoded by the coding sequence ATGCCGAGGATCCCGAGCGTGCGCGGCCGGCTCAAGGATAACCCGACCCCCCGACCCAAGCGGGTGCTGCTCGCGGCTCCTCGCGGGTACTGCGCGGGCGTCGACCGCGCCGTGATCGCGGTCGAGAAGGCCCTCGAGCACTACGGCTCGCCGGTGTACGTGCGCAAGGAGATCGTGCACAACAAGCACGTCGTCGCCGAGCTCGAGCAGCAGGGCGCGGTGTTCGTCGACGAGGTCGACGCGGTGCCCGAGGGCGCCCACGTCGTGTTCAGCGCGCACGGCGTCTCGCCCGCGGTCGTGCACGCGGCCGCCGACCGCGGCCTGCACGCGATCGACGCGACCTGCCCGCTCGTCACCAAGGTGCACCGCGAGGCGGTGCGGTTCGCGCGCGACGACTTCGAGATCCTGCTCATCGGCCACGAGGGGCACGAAGAGGTCGAGGGCACGGCCGGCGAGGCGCCCGATCACGTGACGCTCGTGAACAGCCCCGACGACGTGCCGAACATCGAGGTGCGCGACCCCGAGAAGGTGGTCTGGCTCTCGCAGACGACGCTGAGCGTCGACGAGACGATGGAGACCGTGCGGCGGCTGCGCGAGCGGTTCCCGGCCCTGCAGGACCCGCCCAGCGACGACATCTGCTACGCCACCCAGAACCGCCAGGTCGCGATCAAGAAGGTCGCCCAAGAGGCCGAGCTCGTGATCGTCGTCGGGTCGGCGAACTCGTCGAACAGCGTGCGGCTCGTCGAGGTCGCCCTCGAGAACGGTGCGAAGGCGGCCTACCGGGTCGACTACTCGACCGAGATCCGCCAGGAGTGGCTCGACGGGGTGTCGACGGTCGGCGTCACGAGCGGGGCATCCGTGCCCGAGGGCCTCGTACAAGAGGTGCTGATCGAACTCGCCGATGCGGGCTACGGCGACGTCTCCGAGGTCAAGACGGCCGAAGAAGACCTCATGTTCTCGCTGCCGAAAGAGCTGCGCCGCGACCTCGCGGGCAACCGCGACGCGCGCGCGCTCGGCGGGCGCAGCCGCACGGCGACCACGGCCTGA